One Spinacia oleracea cultivar Varoflay chromosome 4, BTI_SOV_V1, whole genome shotgun sequence DNA segment encodes these proteins:
- the LOC110787834 gene encoding protein BONZAI 3 isoform X3, which yields MQLSLSASKLIDLDVMSKSDPMAVVYMKKRNGTLEEIGRTEVILNDLNPVWIGKISVAYHFETVQSLVFHVFDVDTTHHNVPVKTIKLSDQDFLGEASCVLSEIFTKRDKTLTLKLNNKNRKNAGMLSVHAEESVASRNAAEIVFRCTHLDNKDFLSKSDPFLRISRKVETGNAVPICKTEVVNNNLNPIWRPVYLNTQHFVSKQNPLIVECFDFNSNGSHTLIGKLQTSVSALENMHRDKTGISFVKQHHGREKILKGQLYVDAFRERQLYSFLDYISSGFELNFMVAVDFTASNGNPRSPESLHYIDPSGRLNAYQQAITEVGEVIQFYDSDRRYSAWGFGGRTMDGSVSHCFNLNGSPYHTEVEGVEGIMTAYNSGLQTVALSGPTLFGKVVHRAAEIAGQSLEQTKSKYYVLLIITDGVLSDPQESIDALVRASDLPLSILIVGVGAADFTQMEILDADKGHRLESSTGRIATRDIVQFVPMRDVQVGQKPMVEALLEELPGQFLSYMRSRDIKPLNVNIETTLPQVHNVNYPV from the exons ATGCAGTTATCCCTTTCTGCTTCGAAGCTAATTGATCTCGATGTCATGTCAAAG AGTGATCCGATGGCTGTAGTTTACATGAAGAAGCGAAATGGGACTCTTGAGGAAATTGGTCGTACAGAGGTTATCTTAAACGATTTGAACCCTGTCTGGATTGGGAAAATATCTGTTGCTTACCATTTTGAGACTGTTCAGTCACTGGT ATTTCATGTATTCGATGTTGATACCACACATCACAATGTACCAGTGAAG ACAATCAAGTTATCGGATCAGGATTTTCTTGGAGAAGCTAGCTGTGTGTTATCAGAG ATTTTTACCAAACGTGACAAGACCTTAACTTTAAAGTTGAACAACAAAAATAGGAAAAATGCAGGCATGTTAAGCGTTCATGCAGAAGAGAGTGTCGCATCAAGAAATGCAGCAGAGATTGTATTCCGCTGTACCCATCTGGATAACAAAGATTTCTTATCTAAAAGT GATCCTTTTTTGCGCATATCCAGGAAAGTTGAGACTGGAAATGCTGTCCCAATCTGCAAGACAGAGGTGGTTAACAACAACTTAAATCCTATTTGGAGGCCTGTTTATCTTAATACACAACATTTTGTAAGCAAG CAAAACCCTTTGATTGTTGAGTGTTTCGATTTTAACAGCAATGGAAGTCATACTTTAATTGG AAAACTTCAAACATCAGTTTCAGCCTTAGAAAATATGCACAGAGACAAGACTGGCATCAGCTTTGTTAAGCAACACCATGGTCGTGAAAAG ATTCTTAAGGGTCAGCTGTATGTAGATGCATTCCGTGAAAGGCAGCTGTACAGCTTTCTTGATTATATTTCTAGTGGTTTTGAGCTCAACTTCATGGTTGCTGTTGATTTTACTG CTTCAAATGGAAATCCTAGAAGTCCAGAATCTTTGCACTATATTGACCCCTCTGGCAGATTGAACGCATATCAGCAA GCTATAACGGAGGTTGGGGAGGTTATACAGTTTTATGACTCAGACAGGCGTTACTCTGCATGGGGTTTTGGGGGAAGGACAATGGATGGCAGTGTCTCCCATTGCTTTAACCTGAATGGAAGCCCTTACCATACCGAG GTTGAAGGAGTTGAAGGAATTATGACTGCTTACAATTCTGGTCTCCAAACAGTTGCACTTTCTGGACCAACTCTATTTGGTAAGGTAGTTCACAGAGCTGCAGAAATCGCAGGCCAGTCCCTTGAACAGACTAAGAGCAAGTACTATGTATTGTTAATTATTACG GATGGAGTTCTTTCAGATCCCCAAGAAAGTATAGATGCTTTGGTGAGGGCGTCTGACTTGCCGTTGTCTATCCTTATTGTTGGAGTGGGTGCTGCTGATTTTACACAGATGGAG ATACTGGATGCTGATAAAGGGCACCGGTTGGAGAGCTCAACAGGTCGAATAGCAACTCGGGACATAGTTCAATTTGTGCCAATGCGTGATGTTCAAG TGGGACAAAAACCCATGGTTGAAGCGCTTTTGGAAGAATTACCGGGGCAGTTCCTGAGTTACATGCGTAGTAGAGACATCAAACCACTGAATGTCAACATCGAAACCACGTTGCCCCAAGTACACAATGTCAACTATCCTGTGTAG
- the LOC110787834 gene encoding protein BONZAI 3 isoform X1 — MGERRQWVGFTVGPFLWRRAEMLMAGTMKPLIIFIKSKVINLCLHKSSSQNAATTLPIFHSFQGHRPTLTAIYMLSLSASKLIDLDVMSKSDPMAVVYMKKRNGTLEEIGRTEVILNDLNPVWIGKISVAYHFETVQSLVFHVFDVDTTHHNVPVKTIKLSDQDFLGEASCVLSEIFTKRDKTLTLKLNNKNRKNAGMLSVHAEESVASRNAAEIVFRCTHLDNKDFLSKSDPFLRISRKVETGNAVPICKTEVVNNNLNPIWRPVYLNTQHFVSKQNPLIVECFDFNSNGSHTLIGKLQTSVSALENMHRDKTGISFVKQHHGREKILKGQLYVDAFRERQLYSFLDYISSGFELNFMVAVDFTASNGNPRSPESLHYIDPSGRLNAYQQAITEVGEVIQFYDSDRRYSAWGFGGRTMDGSVSHCFNLNGSPYHTEVEGVEGIMTAYNSGLQTVALSGPTLFGKVVHRAAEIAGQSLEQTKSKYYVLLIITDGVLSDPQESIDALVRASDLPLSILIVGVGAADFTQMEILDADKGHRLESSTGRIATRDIVQFVPMRDVQVGQKPMVEALLEELPGQFLSYMRSRDIKPLNVNIETTLPQVHNVNYPV; from the exons ATGGGGGAAAGGCGGCAGTGGGTGGGGTTCACGGTGGGCCCCTTCCTATGGCGGCGGGCGGAGATGTTGATGGCGGGCACAATGAAGCCGTTGATCATTTTTATAAAGTCCAAGGTTATCAACCTTTGTTTACACAAATCGAG CTCACAGAATGCCGCTACGACGCTCCCGATTTTCCATTCCTTCCAAGGGCATAGACCTACATTAACTGCTATTTATATG TTATCCCTTTCTGCTTCGAAGCTAATTGATCTCGATGTCATGTCAAAG AGTGATCCGATGGCTGTAGTTTACATGAAGAAGCGAAATGGGACTCTTGAGGAAATTGGTCGTACAGAGGTTATCTTAAACGATTTGAACCCTGTCTGGATTGGGAAAATATCTGTTGCTTACCATTTTGAGACTGTTCAGTCACTGGT ATTTCATGTATTCGATGTTGATACCACACATCACAATGTACCAGTGAAG ACAATCAAGTTATCGGATCAGGATTTTCTTGGAGAAGCTAGCTGTGTGTTATCAGAG ATTTTTACCAAACGTGACAAGACCTTAACTTTAAAGTTGAACAACAAAAATAGGAAAAATGCAGGCATGTTAAGCGTTCATGCAGAAGAGAGTGTCGCATCAAGAAATGCAGCAGAGATTGTATTCCGCTGTACCCATCTGGATAACAAAGATTTCTTATCTAAAAGT GATCCTTTTTTGCGCATATCCAGGAAAGTTGAGACTGGAAATGCTGTCCCAATCTGCAAGACAGAGGTGGTTAACAACAACTTAAATCCTATTTGGAGGCCTGTTTATCTTAATACACAACATTTTGTAAGCAAG CAAAACCCTTTGATTGTTGAGTGTTTCGATTTTAACAGCAATGGAAGTCATACTTTAATTGG AAAACTTCAAACATCAGTTTCAGCCTTAGAAAATATGCACAGAGACAAGACTGGCATCAGCTTTGTTAAGCAACACCATGGTCGTGAAAAG ATTCTTAAGGGTCAGCTGTATGTAGATGCATTCCGTGAAAGGCAGCTGTACAGCTTTCTTGATTATATTTCTAGTGGTTTTGAGCTCAACTTCATGGTTGCTGTTGATTTTACTG CTTCAAATGGAAATCCTAGAAGTCCAGAATCTTTGCACTATATTGACCCCTCTGGCAGATTGAACGCATATCAGCAA GCTATAACGGAGGTTGGGGAGGTTATACAGTTTTATGACTCAGACAGGCGTTACTCTGCATGGGGTTTTGGGGGAAGGACAATGGATGGCAGTGTCTCCCATTGCTTTAACCTGAATGGAAGCCCTTACCATACCGAG GTTGAAGGAGTTGAAGGAATTATGACTGCTTACAATTCTGGTCTCCAAACAGTTGCACTTTCTGGACCAACTCTATTTGGTAAGGTAGTTCACAGAGCTGCAGAAATCGCAGGCCAGTCCCTTGAACAGACTAAGAGCAAGTACTATGTATTGTTAATTATTACG GATGGAGTTCTTTCAGATCCCCAAGAAAGTATAGATGCTTTGGTGAGGGCGTCTGACTTGCCGTTGTCTATCCTTATTGTTGGAGTGGGTGCTGCTGATTTTACACAGATGGAG ATACTGGATGCTGATAAAGGGCACCGGTTGGAGAGCTCAACAGGTCGAATAGCAACTCGGGACATAGTTCAATTTGTGCCAATGCGTGATGTTCAAG TGGGACAAAAACCCATGGTTGAAGCGCTTTTGGAAGAATTACCGGGGCAGTTCCTGAGTTACATGCGTAGTAGAGACATCAAACCACTGAATGTCAACATCGAAACCACGTTGCCCCAAGTACACAATGTCAACTATCCTGTGTAG
- the LOC110787834 gene encoding protein BONZAI 3 isoform X2, which produces MGGCFSDVNGGKAAVGGVHGGPLPMAAGGDVDGGHNEAVDHFYKVQGYQPLFTQIELSLSASKLIDLDVMSKSDPMAVVYMKKRNGTLEEIGRTEVILNDLNPVWIGKISVAYHFETVQSLVFHVFDVDTTHHNVPVKTIKLSDQDFLGEASCVLSEIFTKRDKTLTLKLNNKNRKNAGMLSVHAEESVASRNAAEIVFRCTHLDNKDFLSKSDPFLRISRKVETGNAVPICKTEVVNNNLNPIWRPVYLNTQHFVSKQNPLIVECFDFNSNGSHTLIGKLQTSVSALENMHRDKTGISFVKQHHGREKILKGQLYVDAFRERQLYSFLDYISSGFELNFMVAVDFTASNGNPRSPESLHYIDPSGRLNAYQQAITEVGEVIQFYDSDRRYSAWGFGGRTMDGSVSHCFNLNGSPYHTEVEGVEGIMTAYNSGLQTVALSGPTLFGKVVHRAAEIAGQSLEQTKSKYYVLLIITDGVLSDPQESIDALVRASDLPLSILIVGVGAADFTQMEILDADKGHRLESSTGRIATRDIVQFVPMRDVQVGQKPMVEALLEELPGQFLSYMRSRDIKPLNVNIETTLPQVHNVNYPV; this is translated from the exons ATGGGGGGTTGTTTTTCAGATGTGAATGGGGGAAAGGCGGCAGTGGGTGGGGTTCACGGTGGGCCCCTTCCTATGGCGGCGGGCGGAGATGTTGATGGCGGGCACAATGAAGCCGTTGATCATTTTTATAAAGTCCAAGGTTATCAACCTTTGTTTACACAAATCGAG TTATCCCTTTCTGCTTCGAAGCTAATTGATCTCGATGTCATGTCAAAG AGTGATCCGATGGCTGTAGTTTACATGAAGAAGCGAAATGGGACTCTTGAGGAAATTGGTCGTACAGAGGTTATCTTAAACGATTTGAACCCTGTCTGGATTGGGAAAATATCTGTTGCTTACCATTTTGAGACTGTTCAGTCACTGGT ATTTCATGTATTCGATGTTGATACCACACATCACAATGTACCAGTGAAG ACAATCAAGTTATCGGATCAGGATTTTCTTGGAGAAGCTAGCTGTGTGTTATCAGAG ATTTTTACCAAACGTGACAAGACCTTAACTTTAAAGTTGAACAACAAAAATAGGAAAAATGCAGGCATGTTAAGCGTTCATGCAGAAGAGAGTGTCGCATCAAGAAATGCAGCAGAGATTGTATTCCGCTGTACCCATCTGGATAACAAAGATTTCTTATCTAAAAGT GATCCTTTTTTGCGCATATCCAGGAAAGTTGAGACTGGAAATGCTGTCCCAATCTGCAAGACAGAGGTGGTTAACAACAACTTAAATCCTATTTGGAGGCCTGTTTATCTTAATACACAACATTTTGTAAGCAAG CAAAACCCTTTGATTGTTGAGTGTTTCGATTTTAACAGCAATGGAAGTCATACTTTAATTGG AAAACTTCAAACATCAGTTTCAGCCTTAGAAAATATGCACAGAGACAAGACTGGCATCAGCTTTGTTAAGCAACACCATGGTCGTGAAAAG ATTCTTAAGGGTCAGCTGTATGTAGATGCATTCCGTGAAAGGCAGCTGTACAGCTTTCTTGATTATATTTCTAGTGGTTTTGAGCTCAACTTCATGGTTGCTGTTGATTTTACTG CTTCAAATGGAAATCCTAGAAGTCCAGAATCTTTGCACTATATTGACCCCTCTGGCAGATTGAACGCATATCAGCAA GCTATAACGGAGGTTGGGGAGGTTATACAGTTTTATGACTCAGACAGGCGTTACTCTGCATGGGGTTTTGGGGGAAGGACAATGGATGGCAGTGTCTCCCATTGCTTTAACCTGAATGGAAGCCCTTACCATACCGAG GTTGAAGGAGTTGAAGGAATTATGACTGCTTACAATTCTGGTCTCCAAACAGTTGCACTTTCTGGACCAACTCTATTTGGTAAGGTAGTTCACAGAGCTGCAGAAATCGCAGGCCAGTCCCTTGAACAGACTAAGAGCAAGTACTATGTATTGTTAATTATTACG GATGGAGTTCTTTCAGATCCCCAAGAAAGTATAGATGCTTTGGTGAGGGCGTCTGACTTGCCGTTGTCTATCCTTATTGTTGGAGTGGGTGCTGCTGATTTTACACAGATGGAG ATACTGGATGCTGATAAAGGGCACCGGTTGGAGAGCTCAACAGGTCGAATAGCAACTCGGGACATAGTTCAATTTGTGCCAATGCGTGATGTTCAAG TGGGACAAAAACCCATGGTTGAAGCGCTTTTGGAAGAATTACCGGGGCAGTTCCTGAGTTACATGCGTAGTAGAGACATCAAACCACTGAATGTCAACATCGAAACCACGTTGCCCCAAGTACACAATGTCAACTATCCTGTGTAG